GGCTTGCCAGCGATGGCTGCTTAACGGTGTACACATCCCTTCCTGCAGAAACGCGCGTTGAACTGTAGGAGCTAGCCTGCTAGCGATGGCGTACTGACGGTGTACATATCCATTCCTGCGGTAACGGCTAATTATGGTTTCGCTTTTACAGCGAGTCCCTTTTCCAAACGCCGAAAAGGAACCAAAAGGCTTTGCCCCAGCGTCCGGCCCCTCGCTTAGGCTCGGGGTACCTTCGCTCCGGCATCCATCCGTGGGTCATCGCCTCCGGTTGGCTTCGCTGGCACCTCCTCTCGATGACTGCGGCTTCGCCGCACCGCGCTACGCGCTCCCCCCGGATGAATACCTCCACTCAGCCTTCCGATGGGGCCTGTGGATCAAGATCACAAGCCAGATCAAAAGCCAGATCAAGAGCGGCAGGCGAGCTAACGCTCGGCCTGTTGAGTGGTTGGGTTTGTCCGGTGATTGGTGTGGTTATCTTTTTTTTAGTACTGCACTCGCATCACCAAAAACACCGACAGCGCCGCCACCCACCACATAATTGGCTTCACTGTATTGGCCTTGCCAATCAGCAGTTTGAGCAGCACGAAGACGATGAAACCGAGGGCGATGCCCAGGGTAATGGAGTACGTCAGCGGGATCAGCAGGATCACCAAAAACGCCGGTATCGCTTCCTCATAGGAGTGCCAGTCGATTTTGGTGATGGTGTCCATCATGAACACGCCGATCATGATCAGTACCGGGGCGGTGGCGATGGATGGCACCAGGGACAGCAGCGGCGACAGGAACAGAAACGGCAGGAACAGCAGTGCCGCGACCAGGGCGACCAGGCCGGTGCGGCCGCCTTGGGAGATGCCGGCGGCGGATTCGATGTAGGCGGTGGCGGGGCTGGTGCCCAGGGGGGCGGAGGCGAGGGCGGCGAGGGCGTCGACGTGCATCGATTGTTTGATGTTGCGCGGGTTGCCGTCGGCGTCCTTGAGGTTGCCGGCTTCGGAGATGCCGAGGAAGGTCGACAGCGATTCGAAGAAGTTGGTGAACACCAGCACGAAGATGTACGGCAGGTATTCCAGGCGCAGCGAGCCGAGCAGGTCGACCTGGCCGAGGAAGCTGAAGTCCGGTGCGGCGAACAGGCCGCTCCAGTTGACCAGGGTCACGCTGGCCGCGCCTTCCGGCCAGTAGGCAGTGGCGTCGCCCCACAGGCGGCCGATCGGGATCGCCATCAGGGTCGTGGCGATGATCCCGAGGATCAGCGCGCCGGGGACTTTGCGTGCGACCAGGGCGATGGTCACCATCAGGCCGGCGAGGAAGGTCAGGATGATCGGGTTGAAGGGCGCGGCATGGACCACGGTAAACGGGTCGGCGCTGATGAACTTGGCGTTGACCAGGCCGATTAGTGCGATGAACAGGCCCATGCCGCAGGAGATCGCATTGCGCAGACTGGCCGGGATGCCGTCGATCACGGCCTGGCGGACGTTGAAGAAGGCCAGCACGGTGAAGATCACGCTGCCCCACAACACGCAGCCTAGTGCGATTTGCAGGGGGATCTTGGCGCCGACCACCATGGTGTAGGCGAATAGGATGTTGATGCCCATTCCCGGCGCGATCAGGATCGGGTTTTTCGCGTACAGCGCCATCGCCAGGGTGCCGAGGAAGCTCACCAGCACCGTGGCCGTGACCCCGGCGGAGAACGGGATGCCGGCCGCCGAGTTGATGTCCGGGTTGACTACGATGACGTACGCCGCGGCGAGGAAGGTGGTGGCGCCGGCGATGACTTCTCGCCTGAGCGTCGAGCCCTGACCTTCGATGCCGAAGTAGTTTTCCAGCCAGAACCTGAGTTTTGCGATAAAGCCGATGGGCGTATCGCGCAAACTGACCGGTTGGTTCATGTTTATCTCCTCACATCCGCCAGGCATGGGTGCCCAATGTCCACCAGTCAACCTGCAACACCTGTGGGAGCGGGCTTGGCCGCGATGAGCAACGCTTGCGCATTCGGGGCTTTCGCTGGCAAGCCAGCTCCTACGGGGTTCTCTTGTTGCACATTCGATTGGCGGTTATCAGGCTTATTTTTTTAGGGTGTTGAAACGGTCCTGCTTCACGCTGCCGTGGCAAATATCCCGGACATCACGATAAATCCGGGCAAGCGTTTGATCCGGTCGGTCCAGCGTCTGATCGCCGGGTAGTCGATCAGGCTGATGCCGCCTTCGTCCGAGAGCATCACGTAGGGAAAGCAGGCGATGTCGGCCACGGTCGGCCGCTCGCCGCTGCAGACCCAACCCGAGTGCTCGCGCTCGTTGAACCACAGTTGTTCTTCCAGTACTCGCAGCAGGGCATGGGCGCCAGCGCGGGCTTTTTCGGCGTCGAGATCATAGTTGAAAACATCTGCCAGGCGTGCGGCCGATGCGGTGCCGGTGAGGCTGTCGGCGAACGCCAGCCACATGTTCACTTCACCCAGGCGCTTCGGATCTTGCACCGGGTACCAGTGGCCGCTGGCATCGTAACGGGCGGCCAGGTAGGTGAGGATCGCCTGGGCATCGCGCAGTACGTAGCCATCGTCGTCGAGCGTCGGCAACTGGCCCAGCGGGTTGATGGCGAGGAAGGCTTCGCCCTTGTGTTCCTTGCCCGGGTAGAACTCCAGGTCCACGGTGCGGTAGCTCAGGCCCAGCAGGTTCATCAGCAGGCGCAGCTTGTAGCAGTTGCCGGACAGTTCGTAGTTGTAGAGGGTGATCACGTCGCTGCTCCTTTAAAGATCGAGTACCAGCAACTCGGATTTGCTGCGCGACACGCAGGGCATCAGGCAGCGGTTGGATTGCTGTTCGCCGCGACTCAGGCAGACGTCGCGGTGATCCGGTTCGCCATCGATGACCTCGGTGCGGCAAGTGCCACATACCCCTTGCTCGCACGAGGTATCGACTGCGATCCCGTGGGCCTTGAGGCAGTCCGCCAGGCTGACCCCGGCGGGCACGGTGAACTGTGCGCCGCTGCGTTGCAGGCGTACGTCGAAGGGGCGGTCCTGCGCGTGGCTGACGGTGTTGGCAAACAGTTCGAAGTGGATGTCCGCATCGTTCCAGCCGGCCTCGCGGGCCAGGCTGCTGACCACGTCGATCAACACCTTGGGGCCACAGACGTAGAGCTGAGTCTGCGGGTCCGCCTGCTGCAGGACGATGCGCAGTCGCTCGCCGGTCTGCTCGGGGCTGAGGCCGGTGTGGATGCAGTTGTGGCGCAGGCGATGCAGGCGCTCGGGGAAGGCAACGTGGGCCTCGCTGCGCACGAAGTAATGCAGCTCGTAGGCCTGGCCGCAGGCTTGCGCAGCGGCGCCCATGGCCAGCAAGGGGGTGATGCCGATGCCGCCGGCAATCAGGATCGCGGCGCGTTCGGGGACCAGGCGGAAATGGTTTTTCGGTTGGGATATACGCAGGCGATCGCCGGCTTTCAATTGTTCATGCAGTGAACGCGAGCCGCCGCGCGACGCTTCTTCGAGTTTGATCCCGAGCACCAACTGTTCGCGTTCATCCGGGGCGTTGACCAGCGAGTACTGACGCACATGGCCGCTGGGGGTGTGCAGGTCGATGTGCGCGCCGGCCTCGAAGGTTAGGGCGCTGTCGGCGGGTAGCGCGAGTTTCAGCCCGAGGATTTCACCGGCGGTGTTCCAGCGTTCGACCACCGTAGCTTCCAGGTGCTGGGGGTCGCGGCGTTGGCCGGGGCTGGTGGCTGCGGGCCTGCTGTCTTCAGTGTGCGAGCGGGCGATCACGCCGTTGCTGTTTTCCAGGCGACGTCGAGCATCGGTCAGCAGGCGGTTGTGCCAGCGCACCTCGTCGATGCCCAGGCGCAGGTCGGCGGTGCTGCTGTGGACGATGGTGCGCCGGGCGCTCGCCGGTTGCAGGTAGAAACGCACCTGGCACAGCTGCTCGCCACTGCGCCAGGTCAATTGCAGTTCGTGCTCGGTCTGTTGCAGATGCAGCGAGTCCACCACGCATTGCGGGTCCAGCAAGGCGTAGCCGGCCAGGGCTTGGCGCACCTCGGCCAGCGGGGCATGGAAGGGCAGACTGCGCAGGCGCTGTGCAAACGGGGCGAAGCTGGGCGCCGGCAGGTCGCCGGGGACTGCCGGTTGCAGCTTGATCCAGATGAAACCGTCCTGTTCGCGCACCGCGTAAGGCTGTGCGCACAGACTGGCCGGCGGCGTGCTGTTGGACGCGGCCGGGATCAGCGTACAGCGGCCATCGCCCGCCTGATACTGCCAGCCGTGGTATTGGCAGCGCAGCCGCGAGCCCATGTTGACCCCCAGGGTGAAGCGCACGCTGCGGTGCGGGCAACGGTTCTCCCAGGCGTTGACCTGCTGCTGGTCGTCGCGCCACAGCGCCAGTTCGACACCTTGCAACTGGCCGTGGAAGACGTGGCGCGGCACCAGATCGTTGCTCTGGGCCACCGGAAACCACGGGTTCTGCTGCTGATTCATGCCTGGACTCCTGCCTGTTCGACCGGTTGATAGGTGCCGTAGCGCACGCCCTTGTCGCGCAGCCAGCGGCGGTAGGCGCTGGACATGGCGTCGGCGCGGGTCGGGATTTCGAACTTGGGGTCCAGTGGCAGGGTGCGCGGCAGGTGGTTGGAAAGGATCATCAGGTCCTGGCTGAAAATGGTCTGCTGGAACAGCCGCAGGTCGCGGTCGCTGCTGGTGCTGTCGATGTACGCCAGCACCACGTGGGCGATGCACCATTGCTCGTCCAGCGGCTGCACAAACAGGCAGATCGCATCGCGGCGCTCAGGTTGTTCGGGGCTGGTTTTGTAGAGGATTGCGACGTAAGGGCGGGTGACGCGATAGACGTAGTGCGCCTCGATCGCTTCGGTGGACGCGGCGGCCGCCATGGGCTGGAAGATCCGGCAATCGGTGGCGAGGATTTCATCCAGCAACGGATCGACGTCGACCTGATAGGCGCTGATATCGGTGTAGGGTTCGGCGCCGAGAAAACCGGCATGCACGTAGGGGAAGTGGGCCATGTCGAGAAAATTCTCCACCACCCGCAGGCCCGAGGCATGCACTTTCATCGACCCAGCACCGAGCACCCGACGATCCGCTTCGGCGAATTCGGGAATCAGGAAGAAGGCGTCGCAGGCTTCACCGAGGCACACCCAGTGGGTGTGATAAAGGGTCTTGCTGGTGTATGGGTGGCCGCTGTCATCGGCCTGCCATACGCTGAAATGGCCATCGGCATCGCACTGGTAACTCAGTTCTACTCCCAAGAGGCGGGTGCGATAAATCTGGCTAGCCACCAGGTCCTCGACAACCGCCAGTGGATACCACTGGTTCCAGATGCAGGGTTCGATACTCATGGGGTCTCACCGGGCTTATTCTAGTTTGCCCCGAGAGTAGAGATATCCATGGCATGAAACTAACGAGTAATGCTAATGGCAGGTATGAAGGAATGTACTAGCTCGTTTCTCGATTCCTGTGTAGGAGCTGGCTTGTCGGGCCCCTTCGCTGGCAAGCCAGCTCCTACAAGGATCGGGGCGCCCCCTCAATTCACATCCGGGGGCGATCCACCATCAATGCGAATGCCGCGGCTCACCGCTGCGGGCGATGATGCGCAGGTGCAGGGTCGCCGGTTCCAGACAGCCGCCGGTGGAGAGTTGGCCGACCAGTTGCCGGTAGAGCTCCTGCCACGGGGTTTGCGAGGCCGGGATGTTCGGTTTCCACAGCGCCCGGCGGCGGGCCATTTCGGCTTCGTCCACCAGCAGGTTGACGCTGCGGGCGTTGAGGTCGACCACCAGTCGGTCGTTGGTTTCCAGCAACGCCAGGCCACCGCCGACCGCTGCTTCCGGTGACATGTTGAGGATCGACGGGCTGGCCGAGGTGCCGCTCTGGCGACCGTCGCCGAGGCAGGGCAGGGAGTCGATGCCTTGCTTGATCAACGCTGCCGGCGGCGCCATGTTCACCACCTCGGCGCTGCCCGGGTAGCCGACGGTGCCGGCGCCACGGATCACCAGGATGCAGCGCTCGTCGATGTCCAGCGCCGGGTCGTTGATTCGGGCGTGATAATCCTCCGGACCCTCGAACACGATAGCCCGCGCCTCGAATGTGTTCTCCGCGCCAGGTTCGGACAGGTAGGTCTTGCGGAAGGCCTCGCCGACCACCGACATTTTCATGATCGCGCTGTCGAAGAAGTTGCCGCTGAGCACGATAAAGCCGGCGCGGTGTTTCAGCGGGGCTTCGAAGGGGTGAATCACATCGGCGTTGCTGGTCAGGGAATCGCGGACGATCTGGCCGATGGTCTGGCCGCTGACCGACGCGCAATCTTCATGCAGACGCCCGGCCTTTTGCAGTTCGTGCATCACCGCCGGAACGCCGCCGGCGCGGTGGAAACCTTCGCCCAGGTATTTGCCGGCCGGCATGCAGTTGACCAGCAGCGGCACGTCTTCGCCGATCCGCTGCCAATCGTCAAGGCTCAGTTCGACGCCCATGTGCCGGGCGATGGCGATCAGGTGCGGCGGGCAGTTGCTCGAGGCGCCGAGGGCCGAGGCCACGGCAATCGCGTTCTCGAAGGCTTCGCGGGTCATGATCTGAGACGGCCGCACGTCCTGGCGCACCAGCTCGCAAATACGCTTGCCGGTGGCATAGGCCATTTGTCCGCGCTCGCGGTACGGCGCCGGAATGCTCGCGCAACCGGGTAGCGACATGCCCAAGGCTTCGGCCAGAGCGTTCATCGACAACGCCGTGCCCATGGTGTTGCAGTGTCCCACCGACGGCGAGGCGGCGGTGGTCATTTCCATGAAGCCTTCGTAGTCGATTTCACCGGCGGCCATCAGGTTGCGTGCATGCCAGAGCACGGTGCCGGAACCGATCAGCTCACCCTTGTGGTGACCGTCGAGCATCGGCCCGCCCGAGAGCACGATGGCCGGCAAGTCGGTGGTGGCGGCGGCCATCAGGCAGGCCGGGGTGGTCTTGTCGCAGCCGGTGGTGAGCACCACGCCGTCCAGCGGATAGCCATGGAGGATTTCCACCAGCCCCAGGTAGGCCAGGTTGCGGTCCAGGGCGGCGGTGGGGCGGCGAGTCTGTTCGGCGATCGGGTGCACCGGGAATTCCATGGGAATGCCGCCGGCGTCGCGGATCCCGGCCTTGATCCGTTGCGCCAGTTCCAGGTGGTGGCGGTTGCACGGAGTCAGGTCGCTGCCGGTCTGGGCGATGCCGATGATTGGCCGGCCCGACTGCAACTCTTCACGGGTCATGCCGTAGTTCATGTAGCGCTCGACGTAGAGCGCGGTCATGTCGGCATGGGCAGAGTCGTTGAACCATTGCTCGCTGCGCAGCGGGCGTTTTGGAATGTCGGTCATGTTGTTTTTTCTCTTGTAATGGGCGAATCGACAAGCTGTCTGGACGTTATCGGGCAAGCAGGCCGCGGGCTGCCAGGTTGCGCATCAGCGCGCTGACGCCAAAGGTCCAGGGTGCTGCGGTGCTGCTATGGGTCACGCGGTTGTGCAGGCTTCCGAGCAACGGGCTGCTGATGCGTACCTGGTCGCCGAGCTTATGGGTAAAGCCGCTGCCGACGTGATCACGATCCTCGGTCGGGGCGAACAGGGTACCGAGAAACAGCAGGAAGCCGTCGGGATATTGATGGTTGGCGTTGAGCGTCTGCCCGGCCAGGTCCGCCGGATCGCGGCTGATCTGGTTCATCGAACTGGAGCCGTGCAAGCGATAACCGTCCTCGCCCTCGACCTGCAGATCGACCACACAGGCCCGCACATCGTCGAGGCTGAACTGCTCGTCGAACAGGCGAATAAACGGGCCGATGGCGCAGGAGGCGTTGTTGTCCTTGGCCTTGCCCAGCAACAGCGCGCTGCGGCCTTCGACGTCACGCAAGTTGACGTCGTTGCCCAGGGTCGCGCCGTGGATCTGCCCACGGCTGTTGACCGCCAGCACCACTTCCGGCTCGGGGTTGTTCCATTGCGAGCCGGGGTGAACGCCGATCTGGCTACCCGTGCCGACGGCGGCCAGCAGCGGAGACTTGGTGAAGATCTCGGCGTCCGGGCCGATGCCGACTTCCAGGTATTGCGACCACATGCCCTGTTCGATCAGCAGTGCTTTCAACTGCAGAGCCTGGGTTGAACCCGGGACGATCGAGCGCAGATTGTCGCCGATCACCCCGTGGACGATCTCGCGAACTTCTTCAGCCTTGGCTGCGTCGCCACCGGCCTGTTCCTCGATTACCCGCTCGATCATGCTCGCGGCGAAGGTCACCCCGGCGGCCTTGATCACTTGCAGGTCCAGCGGCGGCAGCAGGTGGGCCTGGTTCGGGTCGGCATGGGGGCCGGTGTTGGCCAGTAACGCCTCGACGCTGCCGATGAACGTACCCGGGCTTCGGCGCACGGCCGCCACGGGTTCTTCGGTTTCCAGCAGGTCGCTGAGGGTCGGGAAATGCGCCGAGAGGTCGAACACACCATCGCCGCGCAGCACGATCAGCGACGGCCCGGCAATCGCCCCTGGCACCCAGGCGCGACCAATCAGGGTGCCGGATACGCCGTCGATCGGCAGGGTGTTTTCGGGGGTGAGCAGTAGCGACATGGCGAAACTTCCTGGTGGGTGAAGGCTTCACGCTATGACTGGCAGTCGATAAACTCCAATGAGATCTTTTCAGTAATCGATAACGTATGGTTATTGTTCGCCGAGGAACCCCCATGTCGGAACTGTCCTTCTCCAGCTTCTGCGGCTGGCTCAAATTCAGGCACCTGCTACTGATCGACACCCTGGGGCGCACGCGCAACATGCACCTGGCGGCGCAGCAGATGAACCTCAGCCAGCCGGCAATCAGCAAGATGCTCAAGGAAATCGAAAGCTTGCTGGGCTTCGCCCTGTTCGAACGCCAGCCGCGCAGCATGCCGCCGACGGCGCTGGGCGAGCACGTGTTGCGTTACGCGCAGATTGCCTTGAACGATGCGCGCTCGTTCGTCGAGCAGATCGGCAGCCTGCGCGAAGGCGGGCATGGCCATCTCAAGGTCGGCGGGATCTTCGCCGCCACCGCCATTGCCTTGCCCGAGGCGATCCTGCAGATCAAGCAGCGCTGGCCGCTGTTGTCGATCGAGGTGGTGGAGCAGACCAGCAACCACCTGATGGAAATGCTCGAAGAGAAAAAACTCGACCTCGCCGTGGCGCGCTTCACCGAGCAGGGCCAGCAGCAGCGCTACGACTTCCAGCCGCTGGCCCCGGAGCCGTTCTGCATCGTGGTCAACAGTCAGCATCCGCTGGCGGAGGCGGGGCCGACCTCGTTGCAGCAACTGGTGGACCTGCCGTGGATTCTCTACCCGGTGGGCACGCCGATTCGAGCGCGCATGGAGCGGGCGTTTGCCGAAGCCGGGGTGGCGATGCCGAAAAACACCGTCGACACCATTTCCATGCAGACCTTCCTCCAGGTGCTGCGTCGTGGCCCGATGATCGGCATGCTGCCCGATGCGATGGTCGACTCGCTGCTGGAAAGCGGCCAACTGAAAACCCTCGACACGCCCCTGCACCTGGCGCCCCAGGATTACGGGATCCTGACGCGCAAGGGTGAGCCGTTGGTGGGAGCGGCGCTGGAGTTTGCCGAGATTCTCAAGGAAAACGCGCGGTTGGCGGGGAATGCGGTTGGGTGATAGGGGAGTAACTCGACAGTCCCCTGTAGGAGCGAGCCTGCTCGCGAAGGCGGTATATCAGCCCACATTCATATTGGATCTGACGCCGCCATCGCGAGCAGGCTCGCTCCTACAGGTACTGCACCAATCCAGGCAAAATTCGATAACCAAACGTTATCACTTAATCCAAAAATGCCATTGGGAATGAATCGATTCGCGGCAGTAGAGTACCGACCAGATTTCACTCTGGGTCAGGAGACTGTCATGCCCGAACTGTCTGGTCACAACTTCATCGGCGGCGCCCGCAGCGCGGCTGGCTCCGTGGTCCTGCACAGCGTTGATGCGACTACCGGGCAGTCATTGCCCACCGGCTTTATTCAGGCCACCGCAGAAGAAGTGAATGGCGCCGCCCAGGCGGCCCATCAGGCCTACTCCGTCTACCGAAACCTGCCAGCCACGCGTCGCGCTGAATTCCTCGACGCCATTGCCGATGAGCTGGACGCCCTGGACGACACCTTCGTCGCCCTGGTCTGCCGCGAAACCGCCTTGCCGACAATGCGCATTAAAGGTGAGCGGGCGCGAACCAGCGGCCAGATGCGCCTGTTCGCCCAGACCCTGCGCCGTGGCGATTTCCTCGGCGCCCGCATCGACCTCGCTTTGCCGCAACGCCAGCCCTTGCCGCGGGTCGACCTGCGCCAGTGCCGCCTGGGCGTTGGCCCGGTGGCAGTGTTCGGTGCGAGCAACTTCCCCCTGGCTTTTTCCACCGCTGGCGGTGACACCACCGCCGCGCTGGCCGCCGGTTGCCCGGTGGTGTTCAAGGCCCACAGCGGCCACATGGCGACCGCCGAGCAAGTGGCCGAGGCGATCATTCGCGCCGCCGAAAAGACCGGCATGCCCGCCGGTGTGTTCAACATGATCTTCGGCGCCGGGGTCGGTGAAGCGCTGGTCAAGCACCCGCTGATCCAGGCCGTCGGTTTTACCGGCTCGCTCAAGGGCGGCCGGGCACTGTGCGACATGGCCGCCGCCCGTCCTCAACCGATTCCGGTGTTTGCCGAGATGAGCAGCATCAACCCGGTGTTGGTATTGCCCCAGGCGCTGCAGGTACGCGGCGAGCGTATCGCCAGCGAACTGGCAGCCTCGGTGGTGATGGGCGCGGGCCAGTTCTGCACCAATCCCGGGCTGGTGATCGGCATTCGTTCGCCTGAATTCAGCTTGTTCCTGCAGTCCCTCGGCGGGCTGATCGCCGAGCAACCGGGGCAGACCATGCTCAATGCCGGCGGCCTGCGCAGCTATGTGCAGGGTTGCCAGGGCTTGCTCGAGCATCCACAGATCACTCATCTGGCCGGGCAGCCGCAGCAGGGCAATCAGGCCCATGCGCAACTGTTCCAGGCCGATGTCGAGCTGCTGCTCAGCGGCGACGAACTGCTTCAGGAAGAAGTCTTCGGTCCGGCCACCGTAGTCGTCGAAGTGGCTGACCGCGCGCAACTGCTGGCGGCCCTGCAAGGCCTGCGCGGTCAGTTGACCGCGACCCTGCTGGGTGAGCCGGACGAACTGGCACAGGCCGGCGATCTGGTGGCGCTGCTCGAGCAAAAGGTCGGTCGCGTGCTGGTCAATGGCTACCCGACCGGTGTCGAAGTCTGTGATGCCATGGTCCACGGCGGCCCCTGGCCGGCCACCTCGGATGCCCGTGGCACTTCAGTGGGCACCCTGGCCATCGACCGCTTCCTGCGCCCGGTGTGCTACCAGAATTTCCCCGACGCCTTGCTCCCGGAGGCCCTGCAAAACCGCAATCCACTGGGGCTGATGCGCCTGGTCAACGGAGAAAAAACCACCCAGGCACTCTAGTCCGACGGCACTTCAACGCCGGGTGCGATACCCGCCCGGCGTGACCCATTCGATAAAAACAATCAGGCATGTCCACATGCCCAGGGGTTACCTACATGCAAACCGTATCCGAGCATCTGCCCGCTCAGGCGCACGCCAGCGAACTCGATTTCGAGGACCGCACTTACCGCAAGGTCATCTGGCGCATCCTGCCAGTCCTGTTGCTGTGCTACATGGCGGCCTACCTGGACCGCGTCAACATCGGCTTCGCCAAGCTCGACATGCTGGCCGAACTGCAATTCAGCAACACCGTTTATGCCCTCGGCGCCAGCATGTTCTTCTGGGGCTACTTCCTGTTCGAAGTGCCGAGCAACCTGTTGCTGCATCGCTTCGGCGCGCGCTTCTGGATCGCCCGGATCATGCTCAGCTGGGCAGTGATTTCCATGGCGGTGGCCTACACCGTGCCACTGGCCGCGTTCTTCGGTATCGAATCAAGCACCATGTTTTACGTGCTGCGCTTCCTGCTGGGGATCTGTGAAGCCGGGTTCTTCCCAGGCGTCATCCTCTACCTCAACTACTGGTTCCCGACCCATCGCCAAAGTCGCGTGATGTCCGGGTTCCTGATGGCCATGCCGATCAGCCTGACCCTCGGCGGCATTCTCTCCGGCTGGCTGATGACCAGCATGCAGGGCGTGCACGGCCTGTCCGGTTGGCAGTGGATGCTGATCATCGAGGGCATTCCGTCGATCATCATGGCCTTCGTGATCATCGTCTGCCTGTGCGACAACATCGATAAGGCCAAGTGGCTCAACGCCGCGGAAAAAGCCTTGCTCAAGGCCAATCTGCAGACCGACAACCAGGGCAAGGTGTCGCGCCTGAGCGAAGTGTTCTTCAACCCGCGCGTATGGCTGCTGGTGCTGATCCTGCTGACCTTCAACACCGGTTTCTACGGCCTGGCGTTCTGGATGCCGTCGATCATCAAGAGCACCGGCATCACCAACAGCCTGCACATCGGCCTGCTGACCGCGATTCCCTACGGCGTGGCGACCGTGGTAATGCTGCTGAATGCGCGGCATTCCAACCGCACCGGCGAGCGTCGTCTGCATGCGGCAATCCCGGCGTTCATCGGCGGCCTGGGGCTGATCCTCAGCGCGTTCTTCGCTGACAATCTGGTGCTCTCGGTGCTGTTCCTCAGCGTCGCGGCCTCGGGGATCCTCAGCCTCATGCCAATCTTCTGGACCCTGCCGGGCACCTTGCTCTCGGGTGTGGCCGCCGCAGCCGGGATCGGCATGATCAACGCCATCGGCAACCTGTCGGGCTTCACCGGTTCGATGATCACCGCCGTCGCCGAGAACCTCACCGGCAATATCAACAACGGCACCTACGTCCTCGCTCTGTGCCTGTTCGTCAGCGGCGGGCTGATCCTGGCGATTCCTGCCGGCATGCTCGGCAAGGCGGCGAAAAGCACAAAAATGGAGAAACAATGAACATGCACAACAAGCGGGTGCTGGTGACGGCAGCCGGGCAGGGCATCGGCCGGGCGAGCGCCATCGCCTTTGCCGAGGCGGGCGCGCAGGTGTTCGCCAGCGACATTGATGTGACGGGGCTGCAAGGTATCGCCGGGGTCGAGGCGATCACCCTCGACGTGACGTCGCCCGAGGCGATCAACGTAACCTGCCAGCGAATCGGCGGCCTCGATGTGCTGTTCAACTGTGCCGGCTATGTGCACAGCGGCAATATCCTCGACTGCGACGAAGCGGCCTGGGCGCGCTCCATGGAGATCAATGTCACGGCCATGTACCGGCTGATTCGTGCGGTGCTGCCAGGCATGCTGGAACGTGGCGGCGGCTCGATCATTAACATGTCGTCGGTGGTCTCCAGCGTCAAGGGTGTGCCCAATCGCTTTGCCTACGCCGCGAGCAAGGCGGCGGTGGTCGGCCTGACCAAGGCGGTCGCCGCCGACTTCATCGGCCAGGGCATTCGCTGCAACGCGATTTGCCCGGGCACCGTCGAGTCACCGTCGCTGCGCCAGCGCATCGCCGAACAGGCGGCACAGCAGGGCGTCGCCGAGGCGCATGTGTACCAACAGTTTCTCGCACGTCAGCCCATGGGCCGCATCGGCAGCGCCGAAGAAATCGCCCAACTGGCTTTGTACCTGGGCAGCGACGCCTCGGCCTACACCACCGGTGGCGTGCACGTCATCGATGGCGGCATGAGTATCTGAAGCCTCTTTATCTAGTAGCAGGAGATCCCATGAAATTATTGCGTTATGGCGAAAAGGGTGCGGAAAAACCCGGACTGCTGGATGTCCACGGGCAGATTCGCGACCTCTCGGC
This region of Pseudomonas fluorescens genomic DNA includes:
- a CDS encoding NCS2 family permease — protein: MNQPVSLRDTPIGFIAKLRFWLENYFGIEGQGSTLRREVIAGATTFLAAAYVIVVNPDINSAAGIPFSAGVTATVLVSFLGTLAMALYAKNPILIAPGMGINILFAYTMVVGAKIPLQIALGCVLWGSVIFTVLAFFNVRQAVIDGIPASLRNAISCGMGLFIALIGLVNAKFISADPFTVVHAAPFNPIILTFLAGLMVTIALVARKVPGALILGIIATTLMAIPIGRLWGDATAYWPEGAASVTLVNWSGLFAAPDFSFLGQVDLLGSLRLEYLPYIFVLVFTNFFESLSTFLGISEAGNLKDADGNPRNIKQSMHVDALAALASAPLGTSPATAYIESAAGISQGGRTGLVALVAALLFLPFLFLSPLLSLVPSIATAPVLIMIGVFMMDTITKIDWHSYEEAIPAFLVILLIPLTYSITLGIALGFIVFVLLKLLIGKANTVKPIMWWVAALSVFLVMRVQY
- a CDS encoding glutathione S-transferase family protein produces the protein MITLYNYELSGNCYKLRLLMNLLGLSYRTVDLEFYPGKEHKGEAFLAINPLGQLPTLDDDGYVLRDAQAILTYLAARYDASGHWYPVQDPKRLGEVNMWLAFADSLTGTASAARLADVFNYDLDAEKARAGAHALLRVLEEQLWFNEREHSGWVCSGERPTVADIACFPYVMLSDEGGISLIDYPAIRRWTDRIKRLPGFIVMSGIFATAA
- a CDS encoding Rieske 2Fe-2S domain-containing protein codes for the protein MNQQQNPWFPVAQSNDLVPRHVFHGQLQGVELALWRDDQQQVNAWENRCPHRSVRFTLGVNMGSRLRCQYHGWQYQAGDGRCTLIPAASNSTPPASLCAQPYAVREQDGFIWIKLQPAVPGDLPAPSFAPFAQRLRSLPFHAPLAEVRQALAGYALLDPQCVVDSLHLQQTEHELQLTWRSGEQLCQVRFYLQPASARRTIVHSSTADLRLGIDEVRWHNRLLTDARRRLENSNGVIARSHTEDSRPAATSPGQRRDPQHLEATVVERWNTAGEILGLKLALPADSALTFEAGAHIDLHTPSGHVRQYSLVNAPDEREQLVLGIKLEEASRGGSRSLHEQLKAGDRLRISQPKNHFRLVPERAAILIAGGIGITPLLAMGAAAQACGQAYELHYFVRSEAHVAFPERLHRLRHNCIHTGLSPEQTGERLRIVLQQADPQTQLYVCGPKVLIDVVSSLAREAGWNDADIHFELFANTVSHAQDRPFDVRLQRSGAQFTVPAGVSLADCLKAHGIAVDTSCEQGVCGTCRTEVIDGEPDHRDVCLSRGEQQSNRCLMPCVSRSKSELLVLDL
- a CDS encoding (2Fe-2S)-binding protein, translating into MSIEPCIWNQWYPLAVVEDLVASQIYRTRLLGVELSYQCDADGHFSVWQADDSGHPYTSKTLYHTHWVCLGEACDAFFLIPEFAEADRRVLGAGSMKVHASGLRVVENFLDMAHFPYVHAGFLGAEPYTDISAYQVDVDPLLDEILATDCRIFQPMAAAASTEAIEAHYVYRVTRPYVAILYKTSPEQPERRDAICLFVQPLDEQWCIAHVVLAYIDSTSSDRDLRLFQQTIFSQDLMILSNHLPRTLPLDPKFEIPTRADAMSSAYRRWLRDKGVRYGTYQPVEQAGVQA
- a CDS encoding IlvD/Edd family dehydratase, with protein sequence MTDIPKRPLRSEQWFNDSAHADMTALYVERYMNYGMTREELQSGRPIIGIAQTGSDLTPCNRHHLELAQRIKAGIRDAGGIPMEFPVHPIAEQTRRPTAALDRNLAYLGLVEILHGYPLDGVVLTTGCDKTTPACLMAAATTDLPAIVLSGGPMLDGHHKGELIGSGTVLWHARNLMAAGEIDYEGFMEMTTAASPSVGHCNTMGTALSMNALAEALGMSLPGCASIPAPYRERGQMAYATGKRICELVRQDVRPSQIMTREAFENAIAVASALGASSNCPPHLIAIARHMGVELSLDDWQRIGEDVPLLVNCMPAGKYLGEGFHRAGGVPAVMHELQKAGRLHEDCASVSGQTIGQIVRDSLTSNADVIHPFEAPLKHRAGFIVLSGNFFDSAIMKMSVVGEAFRKTYLSEPGAENTFEARAIVFEGPEDYHARINDPALDIDERCILVIRGAGTVGYPGSAEVVNMAPPAALIKQGIDSLPCLGDGRQSGTSASPSILNMSPEAAVGGGLALLETNDRLVVDLNARSVNLLVDEAEMARRRALWKPNIPASQTPWQELYRQLVGQLSTGGCLEPATLHLRIIARSGEPRHSH